The Vicia villosa cultivar HV-30 ecotype Madison, WI linkage group LG1, Vvil1.0, whole genome shotgun sequence genome includes a region encoding these proteins:
- the LOC131643568 gene encoding signal peptide peptidase-like 1, giving the protein MDSLWRLVYLLEPAPVTLITTAVAVTFGSAFRALNYGKEMERNRDMSEASITLDRSQALMIPVMSSCSLLLMFYLFSSVSQLLTVFTSVAAVASLFFCLSPYAACLKTQFGLADPFVSRCCSKSFTRIQGLLLFTCIFTVVAWLVSGHWLLNNLLGISICVAFVSHVRLPNIKICAMLLVCLFVYDIFWVFYSERFFGANVMVSVATQQASNPMHTVANSLSLPGLQLITKKLELPVKIVFPRNLLGGVVPGNSASEFMMLGLGDMAIPGMLLALVLCFDYRKSRDTINLSELHSSKGHKYIWYALPGYAIGLVTALAAGVLTHSPQPALLYLVPSTLGPVVVISWVKNELLELWEGNTQNLNDKDREIEV; this is encoded by the exons ATGGATTCGCTTTGGAGACTTGTGTATTTGCTAGAGCCTGCGCCGGTTACGCTTATCACGACCGCAGTAGCTGTGACATTTGGATCTGCTTTTCGAGCTCTAAATTATGGGAAAGAAATGGAGCGGAATCGGGATATGTCAGAAGCATCTATTACGTTGGATAGGTCTCAAGCATTGATGATCCCGGTTATGAGTTCTTGTAGCTTGCTTCTGATGTTCTATTTGTTCTCGTCAGTTTCGCAGCTTCTCACGGTGTTCACTTCCGTTGCTGCTGTGGCGTCCCTTTTCTTCTGCCTTTCTCCTTATGCTGCGTGTTTGAAGACACAGTTTGGTTTGGCTGATCCGTTTGTTTCGCGATGTTGTTCAAAATCTTTTACACGGATTCAAGGATTGTTATTGTTTACGTGCATTTTTACAGTGGTTGCTTGGCTTGTTTCTGGTCATTGGTTACTGAACAATTTGTTAGGGATATCTATATGCGTTGCATTTGTAAGCCATGTCCGTCTTCCAAACATCAAGATTTGTGCAATGCTTCTCGTTTGTCTGTTTGTGTACGACATTTTCTGGGTTTTCTACTCTGAAAGATTTTTTGGGGCGAATGTTATGGTATCAGTGGCAACGCAGCAAGCATCAAATCCTATGCACACAGTTGCTAATAGTTTAAGTCTTCCTGGGTTGCAATTAATAACAAAGAAATTGGAGTTACCTGTAAAGATTGTCTTTCCAAGAAACTTGCTGGGCGGTGTTGTTCCAGGGAACAGTGCATCAGAGTTCATGATGCTTGGCTTAGGAGACATG GCTATCCCAGGTATGCTCCTGGCTTTGGTCCTCTGCTTTGATTATCGCAAGAGCAGGGATACAATAAATCTCAGTGAGTTGCACTCTTCCAAAGGGCACAAATACATATGGTATGCGCTGCCTGGATATGCCATTGGTCTGGTTACTGCTTTGGCAGCTGGTGTCTTGACTCACTCACCTCAACCTGCACTCCTCTATCTG GTGCCTTCTACTTTGGGACCTGTAGTTGTGATCTCTTGGGTGAAAAATGAGTTACTCGAGTTATGGGAAGGAAACACTCAAAATCTTAATGATAAGGACCGCGAAATAGAAGTTTAG